A single region of the Brachypodium distachyon strain Bd21 chromosome 3, Brachypodium_distachyon_v3.0, whole genome shotgun sequence genome encodes:
- the LOC100829402 gene encoding protein FON2 SPARE1, translating into MRSPRATAAALLLFFWLAALTFAFHGSFVGGERRSYYHSLSLPRKMLLAVESFHAASSSSSSSSTADHKGQQRHSRHHHHRHHHQQHHQQQQHGKWNRKGIPPSVAAAAAAGNGKEVDPRYGVEKRLVPTGPNPLHH; encoded by the coding sequence ATGAGAAGCCCTCGAGCTACCGCCGcggctctcctcctcttcttctggcTCGCCGCGCTCACCTTCGCGTTCCACGGAAgcttcgtcggcggcgagcggcggagtTATTATCATTCGCTGTCTCTCCCAAGGAAAATGCTTCTCGCCGTCGAGAGCTTCCacgccgcctcgtcgtcgtcgtcgtcgtcgtccaccgCTGATCACAAGGGTCAGCAACGGCATagtcgtcatcatcatcatcgtcatcaccaccaacagcaccaccagcagcagcagcatggtAAATGGAACAGGAAGGGAATTCCACCTtccgttgctgctgctgctgctgctggcaaCGGCAAGGAGGTGGATCCGCGGTACGGCGTCGAGAAGAGGCTCGTTCCGACAGGCCCAAATCCCTTGCATCACTGA